One segment of Ascidiaceihabitans donghaensis DNA contains the following:
- a CDS encoding DUF3553 domain-containing protein translates to MEDLNAILAPGMLVRHPDHSDWGTGQVQSNISGRVTVNFRHQGKITIDSSRVPLVPVFDGST, encoded by the coding sequence ATGGAAGATCTAAATGCCATTCTGGCTCCGGGTATGTTGGTCAGGCACCCTGATCATAGTGATTGGGGCACCGGGCAGGTTCAAAGCAACATCTCGGGCCGTGTGACTGTGAATTTTCGCCATCAAGGTAAAATCACGATCGACAGTTCCAGAGTGCCGCTGGTTCCCGTATTTGATGGATCAACATAG
- the obgE gene encoding GTPase ObgE, translating to MKFLDLCKVYIRSGAGGGGCVSFRREKYIEYGGPDGGDGGTGGSVWAEAVDGLNTLIDFRYQQHFFAKNGIPGMGRQRTGADGDDIILRLPVGTEILDEDQETVIADLTELGQRVQLAKGGNGGFGNLHFKSATNQAPRRANPGQDGVERTLWLRLKLIADVGLLGLPNAGKSTFLAATSNARPKIADYPFTTLHPNLGVVGVDNTEFVVADIPGLIEGASEGRGLGDLFLGHVERCAVLLHLIDGTSESIGQDYSTIINELEAYGGELADKPRITVLNKIDALDDDERAEAKAILEAASGGPVMMMSGVAREGVTDVLRALRGEIDDDRLRHRPAEEAEPWRP from the coding sequence ATGAAATTTCTTGATCTGTGCAAAGTATACATCCGCTCCGGTGCCGGAGGTGGCGGTTGCGTCAGCTTCCGACGTGAAAAATACATCGAATACGGTGGCCCTGACGGTGGCGACGGTGGGACAGGCGGCTCGGTCTGGGCCGAAGCTGTGGATGGTCTGAACACGCTGATCGATTTCCGCTATCAACAGCACTTTTTCGCCAAGAACGGCATCCCCGGTATGGGACGCCAGCGCACGGGCGCTGATGGTGACGATATTATCCTGCGCCTGCCTGTGGGGACTGAAATTCTGGACGAAGATCAGGAAACCGTGATTGCCGATCTGACGGAACTTGGGCAACGTGTCCAATTGGCCAAGGGCGGCAATGGTGGGTTTGGCAACTTGCACTTTAAATCCGCCACCAACCAAGCGCCACGTCGGGCCAATCCGGGCCAGGACGGGGTGGAACGTACGTTATGGTTGCGCCTGAAGCTGATTGCGGATGTGGGCTTGTTGGGGCTTCCCAATGCTGGCAAGTCGACCTTTTTGGCAGCGACATCCAACGCACGCCCGAAGATTGCGGATTATCCGTTCACCACCTTGCACCCCAATCTTGGGGTCGTTGGGGTGGATAACACTGAATTCGTGGTTGCCGATATTCCGGGCCTGATCGAAGGCGCGTCCGAGGGGCGCGGGCTGGGGGATTTGTTCTTGGGGCACGTGGAACGCTGCGCTGTGCTGTTGCATCTGATTGACGGCACGTCTGAATCCATCGGGCAGGACTATTCCACGATCATCAACGAACTTGAGGCCTATGGCGGCGAACTGGCGGACAAACCACGCATCACGGTGCTAAACAAGATCGACGCATTGGATGATGACGAACGCGCCGAAGCCAAAGCCATTCTGGAAGCGGCCTCCGGTGGTCCTGTGATGATGATGTCCGGGGTGGCGCGCGAGGGGGTGACCGACGTGTTGCGTGCCCTGCGCGGTGAAATTGACGACGATCGCTTGCGGCATCGTCCCGCGGAGGAGGCAGAGCCTTGGCGTCCGTAA
- a CDS encoding histidine phosphotransferase family protein: MGHNTVNLAALIGSRICHDLISPIGAINNGLELLGMTGAAANEGPELDLITESVDNASARIRFFRVAYGASSDQEIGRSEIVSVLNDVMRSSRLKVAWGPLDAQPRSMVRLAFLAIQCAETAMPYGGRLEVTCTDGKWMIHGKADKLNIDTALWRILDGADAEDSLAPAHVQFALLPAVAQDENRTPATSIGDQDIKISF; the protein is encoded by the coding sequence ATGGGGCATAACACAGTCAACCTTGCCGCTTTGATCGGCAGCCGCATTTGCCATGATCTCATATCGCCAATCGGGGCAATCAACAATGGGTTGGAATTGTTGGGCATGACGGGGGCTGCTGCCAATGAAGGCCCCGAGCTGGATTTGATCACGGAAAGCGTCGACAACGCCAGCGCACGCATCCGGTTTTTCCGTGTGGCTTATGGCGCATCGAGTGATCAGGAAATAGGGCGCTCTGAAATCGTTTCTGTCTTGAATGATGTGATGCGCAGCAGCCGCTTGAAAGTGGCTTGGGGGCCATTGGATGCGCAGCCGCGCAGCATGGTACGTCTGGCATTTCTGGCCATTCAATGCGCTGAGACAGCCATGCCTTACGGTGGACGTTTGGAAGTCACATGCACCGACGGCAAATGGATGATCCACGGCAAAGCCGACAAGCTGAACATCGATACGGCCCTGTGGCGTATTCTGGACGGCGCTGACGCAGAAGACAGTTTGGCCCCTGCGCATGTACAGTTCGCATTGCTTCCTGCTGTGGCGCAGGACGAAAACCGCACACCGGCCACATCAATCGGCGATCAGGACATCAAGATCAGCTTCTGA
- the rpsB gene encoding 30S ribosomal protein S2, whose translation MALPEFTMRQLLEAGVHFGHQTQRWNPRMGTYIYGARNGIHIMDLTQTVPMLDQALEVIRNTVAKGGSVLFVGTKRQAAQPIADAAEKCAQYYMNHRWLGGTLTNWQTVSKSIQRLKNIDEQSEMGFEGFTKKERLGMERDQGKLQASLGGIREMGGRPDLIFVIDVKKEALAIAEANKLGIPVVAVVDTNCSPDGIDYIIPGNDDAARAIALYTDLAARAALDGMSAQLGAAGVDLGAMEEAPVEEAVAEEAAAEAPAES comes from the coding sequence ATGGCTCTTCCTGAGTTCACCATGCGCCAATTGCTTGAAGCAGGCGTACACTTTGGTCACCAAACACAGCGCTGGAACCCGCGTATGGGCACGTATATTTACGGCGCACGCAACGGCATTCACATCATGGACCTGACACAAACAGTGCCCATGCTGGACCAAGCGCTGGAAGTGATCCGCAACACAGTCGCCAAAGGCGGCAGCGTGTTGTTTGTGGGCACAAAACGTCAAGCGGCACAGCCTATCGCTGATGCAGCCGAAAAATGCGCACAGTACTACATGAACCACCGCTGGTTGGGCGGCACATTGACCAACTGGCAAACCGTGTCCAAGTCCATCCAGCGTCTGAAAAACATCGACGAGCAATCCGAGATGGGCTTTGAGGGCTTCACCAAAAAAGAACGTCTGGGCATGGAACGTGACCAGGGCAAATTGCAAGCGTCTTTGGGCGGCATTCGCGAAATGGGCGGTCGTCCCGACCTGATCTTTGTGATCGACGTGAAAAAAGAGGCATTGGCCATCGCGGAAGCCAACAAACTGGGTATCCCGGTTGTGGCTGTTGTCGACACCAACTGCTCTCCTGATGGCATCGACTACATCATTCCAGGCAACGACGACGCGGCACGCGCCATCGCTTTGTACACAGACCTTGCAGCACGTGCGGCACTTGACGGCATGTCCGCTCAATTGGGCGCCGCTGGCGTTGATCTGGGCGCAATGGAAGAAGCACCTGTCGAAGAAGCCGTAGCTGAAGAAGCTGCAGCGGAAGCGCCTGCCGAAAGCTAA
- a CDS encoding GNAT family N-acetyltransferase, which yields MHIPKFRAAFAETPNDLRLAQRLRYDVFVSELGGTGPMVDHDNKLEKDRFDAVSDHLLLFDDALGTVVGVYRLMSRDQARSAGQFYSQAEYDLAPLLRSDQKVLELGRSCLHPDHRGGAAMIHLWGALADYIARHRIDILFGVASFHGTDLARLAAPLSLLHHRHLAPQKLRVRAQADAFQTMNLVPEPALDRRAAMVDMPALIKAYLRLGGVVGEGAYIDRQFNTTDVFMMMDTSKINAKHARLYARTDVKGPAS from the coding sequence GTGCACATCCCTAAGTTTCGCGCAGCATTTGCTGAAACCCCCAATGACCTGCGCTTGGCGCAGAGATTGCGGTATGACGTGTTCGTGTCAGAGCTGGGCGGCACAGGCCCAATGGTCGATCATGACAACAAACTGGAAAAAGACCGCTTTGACGCGGTATCAGACCATCTTTTGCTGTTTGACGATGCTTTGGGGACGGTCGTGGGGGTGTACCGCTTGATGTCACGTGATCAAGCCCGCAGCGCCGGTCAGTTTTATTCGCAGGCCGAATACGATCTGGCCCCGCTGTTGCGATCAGACCAAAAGGTGCTGGAACTGGGCCGATCCTGCTTGCACCCCGACCACCGCGGTGGTGCCGCGATGATCCACCTGTGGGGCGCACTGGCGGACTACATTGCACGTCATCGTATTGACATTCTGTTTGGTGTGGCCAGTTTCCATGGCACTGATCTCGCCCGTCTTGCGGCGCCTTTGTCTTTGCTGCACCACCGCCATTTGGCACCACAAAAACTACGTGTGCGGGCGCAGGCAGACGCCTTTCAAACGATGAATCTGGTGCCTGAACCTGCGTTGGACAGACGTGCGGCTATGGTTGATATGCCTGCGTTGATCAAAGCCTATTTGCGTTTGGGTGGCGTCGTCGGGGAAGGCGCGTATATTGACCGGCAGTTTAACACGACGGATGTTTTTATGATGATGGACACGAGCAAAATCAACGCAAAGCACGCGCGTCTGTATGCGCGCACAGACGTCAAAGGACCCGCATCATGA
- a CDS encoding lysophospholipid acyltransferase family protein, translated as MTVSWSDGQEPEPKTFGMADKLRVVRRGIVIIAVILVSLLALLVLRLPERAFYGRRRPLTPYIVQFVCRTSLFVLGIKITQHGQPMTQAGAVVSNHTSWLDILVLNAEQQVFFVSKDEVANWPGIGVLARVTGTMFVVRDRAHADKQTAMLTRRLKAGHRMLFFPEGTSTDGLRVLPFKPTLFEAFLAPGLPDQTYIQCISAVFHAPPGEDPRFYGWWGDMSFGTHLLMTLAQKQQGSVEITYHPPTKVWDHGGRKALAAFCEAEVRSVHHRKHRAIEDQAAVMSK; from the coding sequence ATGACCGTCAGCTGGAGCGACGGGCAAGAGCCCGAGCCAAAGACCTTTGGCATGGCGGACAAGCTGCGTGTGGTGCGGCGCGGTATCGTTATCATCGCGGTAATCCTTGTGTCGTTGTTGGCCCTGCTTGTCCTGCGCTTGCCGGAACGCGCGTTTTATGGCCGTCGTCGTCCGTTGACCCCTTATATTGTGCAATTTGTGTGCCGCACTTCATTGTTTGTGCTTGGCATCAAAATCACGCAACACGGGCAGCCCATGACGCAGGCAGGGGCGGTGGTGTCAAACCACACCAGCTGGTTGGACATTTTGGTGCTTAACGCCGAACAACAGGTGTTTTTTGTTTCCAAAGACGAAGTCGCCAATTGGCCGGGCATCGGTGTTCTGGCGCGTGTCACGGGCACAATGTTTGTTGTGCGCGACCGTGCGCATGCGGACAAGCAAACCGCGATGCTGACGCGACGGCTGAAGGCAGGGCACCGCATGCTGTTTTTCCCTGAAGGCACCAGCACGGACGGGCTGCGGGTGTTGCCTTTCAAACCGACGTTGTTCGAAGCCTTTCTGGCACCTGGCCTGCCGGACCAGACCTACATCCAATGCATCTCGGCTGTGTTTCATGCGCCGCCGGGCGAAGACCCGCGGTTCTATGGTTGGTGGGGTGATATGTCGTTTGGTACGCATCTGTTGATGACTTTGGCGCAAAAGCAGCAAGGTTCGGTGGAAATCACCTATCATCCGCCCACCAAGGTCTGGGATCATGGGGGGCGCAAAGCGCTGGCTGCGTTCTGCGAGGCCGAAGTGCGATCGGTGCACCACCGCAAACACCGCGCGATCGAAGATCAGGCCGCAGTGATGTCGAAGTGA
- the proB gene encoding glutamate 5-kinase: MASVTSAKRLVVKIGSALLVDKISGDLRHDWLQGLAQDVAWLSESGTQVVLVSSGSIALGRGVLGLPKTDLPLEQSQAAAAVGQIRLARAYEEALAPFGITAAQVLMTLEDTSDRRRYLNSRATFEQLIGFGAVPIVNENDTVATDEIRFGDNDRLAAQIAATIGADQLVLLSDVDGFYSANPADDPTAVRYDTIDHITADIEAMAGDAGSGLSKGGMKTKVMAAKTATAAGCAMVICEGSARRPLTALENGANCTWFTATLDPQTARKRWIGAMKPKGSVILDAGAVTALKRGNSLLPAGVQGSTGRFKRGDAVAIHDANGHQLGLGLTRYTAEETNVIQGHKSAEIETLLGYPGRAALIHRDDMAL, translated from the coding sequence TTGGCGTCCGTAACATCCGCCAAACGGCTGGTTGTCAAAATTGGATCAGCCCTGCTGGTCGATAAAATCAGCGGCGATTTGCGCCATGACTGGTTGCAGGGGTTGGCGCAGGACGTCGCGTGGTTAAGCGAAAGTGGCACGCAGGTTGTGTTGGTGTCCTCGGGGTCTATCGCTTTGGGGCGCGGGGTTTTGGGATTGCCAAAGACTGACCTGCCGCTGGAACAATCACAAGCGGCAGCAGCGGTGGGCCAAATCCGGTTGGCACGCGCCTATGAAGAAGCACTGGCACCTTTCGGCATCACCGCGGCTCAAGTGCTGATGACGCTCGAAGACACCAGCGACAGACGCCGATACTTGAATTCGCGCGCCACATTCGAACAGTTGATTGGCTTTGGTGCAGTGCCCATCGTGAATGAAAACGACACCGTGGCAACCGACGAAATCCGCTTTGGCGACAACGATCGTTTGGCGGCACAAATTGCCGCGACAATAGGGGCAGACCAACTTGTACTGCTGTCGGATGTGGACGGGTTCTATTCGGCGAACCCTGCCGATGACCCGACCGCTGTGCGCTACGACACAATTGATCATATCACAGCCGACATCGAAGCCATGGCGGGCGATGCCGGATCCGGGCTGTCTAAGGGTGGTATGAAAACCAAGGTTATGGCGGCCAAAACGGCAACGGCGGCGGGCTGCGCAATGGTGATTTGCGAAGGCTCTGCACGGCGTCCGTTGACAGCGTTGGAAAATGGGGCGAACTGCACGTGGTTCACTGCGACACTGGATCCGCAAACGGCACGCAAACGCTGGATTGGCGCGATGAAGCCCAAAGGCAGCGTCATCTTGGACGCCGGTGCAGTGACGGCCCTGAAACGCGGCAACAGCCTTCTGCCCGCCGGCGTACAAGGCAGTACAGGACGTTTCAAACGCGGTGACGCCGTGGCCATCCACGACGCGAACGGGCATCAGCTTGGCCTGGGGTTGACCCGATACACAGCTGAAGAAACCAATGTTATACAGGGCCATAAAAGCGCCGAAATCGAAACTCTGCTCGGCTATCCGGGACGGGCAGCACTCATACATCGCGACGATATGGCACTGTGA
- a CDS encoding LysE family translocator, producing the protein MSVAIASFAIFAASQVGTPGPANMALLATGARYGFYRALPFMLGVAFGKQLIIWPIGFGLMELADRAPFVFTALKYVSAAYIIWLAWKVANMRLNTAQGPGKPPGFAAGLIVHPLNPKAWAMIVGGFTAFVEPGTSALYATATIGAVLLACQLLMHPFWTLGGHVIAHTLAGTRSEPYLMYTLAGLTVASVLFVLFGGGT; encoded by the coding sequence ATGAGCGTGGCCATAGCATCCTTCGCCATCTTCGCGGCCAGCCAAGTTGGCACGCCCGGGCCTGCCAACATGGCGCTTCTGGCCACAGGGGCGCGGTACGGGTTTTACCGCGCGTTGCCTTTCATGCTGGGTGTCGCCTTTGGCAAACAGCTGATTATCTGGCCCATAGGGTTCGGTCTGATGGAACTGGCCGACCGTGCGCCGTTTGTGTTCACGGCCCTCAAATATGTATCTGCCGCATATATCATCTGGCTGGCGTGGAAAGTTGCGAATATGCGGCTGAACACGGCACAAGGACCGGGCAAGCCACCCGGTTTTGCCGCAGGGCTGATCGTGCATCCGCTTAATCCAAAGGCCTGGGCGATGATCGTGGGTGGCTTTACAGCATTTGTTGAGCCGGGCACGTCGGCACTTTACGCGACTGCAACGATTGGGGCTGTACTGCTGGCGTGTCAGCTTTTGATGCATCCGTTCTGGACGCTTGGCGGGCATGTGATCGCGCACACCCTCGCAGGAACGCGCAGCGAACCCTATCTTATGTACACCCTTGCGGGCCTGACGGTTGCATCGGTGCTTTTCGTGCTGTTCGGAGGAGGAACATAA
- a CDS encoding glutamate-5-semialdehyde dehydrogenase — translation MTDTQDIKTLMARLGADAKAAAGELASASAERKHAALISAADNVWNARAHIISENAKDLAYGKEKGLSDAMMDRLMLDEDRIQSIVDGLRNIAEQADPVGEVIAEWTQPTGLNIKRVRTPLGVIGVIYESRPNVTADAGALCLKAGNAVILRGGSEGFNSSRAIHACLVQGLKDANLPEASIQLVPTRDRAAVQEMLTMTNTIDVIVPRGGKGLVGLVQKEARVPVFAHLEGIVHIYVDQHADPAKVLNVVLNAKTRRTGICGAAECLLIHEAVADTIGQGIVKALVDAGVEVRAGANLAKIAGTVPADETDWGTEYLDMIIAAKTVGSVDEAIAHIRQYGSNHTDCVLTEDQNVADRFMQRLDSAILMHNASTQFADGGEFGMGAEIGIATGKMHARGPVGAAQLTSFKYLVVGDGTTRA, via the coding sequence ATGACTGACACTCAAGATATCAAAACTCTCATGGCGCGACTTGGCGCAGATGCGAAAGCGGCGGCTGGCGAATTGGCATCAGCCAGCGCGGAACGTAAACATGCTGCATTGATTTCTGCCGCAGACAACGTTTGGAATGCGCGGGCACATATCATTTCTGAAAACGCCAAAGACCTTGCATATGGTAAGGAAAAGGGGCTGTCGGATGCGATGATGGACCGGTTGATGCTGGACGAGGACCGCATCCAATCCATCGTCGACGGGCTGCGCAACATCGCAGAGCAGGCCGATCCGGTGGGCGAAGTCATTGCCGAATGGACACAACCCACGGGGCTGAATATCAAGCGGGTGCGCACACCTTTGGGCGTGATTGGCGTGATTTACGAAAGCCGTCCCAACGTGACAGCGGATGCCGGGGCGCTGTGTCTTAAAGCCGGAAATGCGGTGATTTTGCGCGGCGGGTCAGAAGGCTTCAATTCCTCACGCGCCATTCATGCGTGTCTGGTTCAGGGGTTGAAGGACGCGAACCTGCCCGAAGCGTCAATCCAGCTTGTGCCCACACGCGACCGCGCCGCCGTGCAAGAAATGCTGACCATGACCAACACCATTGACGTGATTGTGCCCCGAGGTGGGAAGGGATTGGTGGGACTGGTGCAAAAAGAAGCCCGCGTGCCGGTTTTTGCCCATCTGGAGGGCATTGTGCATATCTACGTGGATCAACACGCCGATCCCGCAAAAGTACTAAACGTGGTGTTGAACGCCAAAACGCGGCGTACAGGTATTTGCGGTGCTGCGGAGTGTTTGTTGATCCATGAGGCTGTGGCCGACACAATCGGGCAGGGCATTGTGAAAGCGTTGGTCGATGCAGGCGTAGAAGTGCGCGCGGGCGCCAATCTGGCCAAGATCGCGGGTACTGTGCCTGCCGATGAAACGGACTGGGGCACAGAGTATCTGGATATGATAATCGCTGCTAAAACCGTTGGCAGCGTCGATGAAGCGATTGCCCACATCCGCCAGTATGGATCAAACCACACCGATTGCGTTCTTACCGAAGACCAAAACGTTGCGGACAGGTTTATGCAGCGTCTCGACAGCGCGATTTTGATGCACAATGCGTCGACCCAATTTGCCGATGGTGGCGAATTCGGCATGGGGGCCGAAATCGGTATCGCAACAGGCAAGATGCACGCGCGCGGCCCAGTGGGGGCAGCCCAATTGACCAGTTTTAAATATCTGGTGGTCGGGGATGGAACAACACGCGCGTGA
- a CDS encoding GNAT family N-acetyltransferase, whose translation MDVKELAMQPTIETERFDLRPLRVSDKGLIEMYSSDKRVAHMTTSIPHPLPPGTTDAFVARAMKDDRAEDIWVMDGTKADGAEVMGVISLQRMDRNQSEVGYWVAPAFWNTGLARDAVEALVNANPMGHATMFASVFQDNAASARVLTHCGFEYLGDAESFCVARDTTVPTWTYTHKL comes from the coding sequence ATGGACGTTAAAGAATTGGCGATGCAGCCGACGATAGAAACAGAACGCTTTGATCTGCGGCCTTTGCGGGTGTCGGACAAGGGGCTTATCGAGATGTACAGCAGCGACAAGCGCGTGGCGCATATGACAACCTCGATCCCACATCCGTTGCCCCCCGGTACCACAGACGCCTTTGTGGCGCGGGCCATGAAAGACGACCGCGCCGAAGACATCTGGGTTATGGATGGCACCAAAGCGGACGGGGCCGAAGTGATGGGCGTGATTTCCTTACAGCGTATGGATCGCAACCAGTCCGAAGTCGGCTATTGGGTGGCGCCGGCCTTTTGGAACACCGGGCTTGCGCGTGACGCAGTCGAGGCCCTGGTCAACGCCAACCCGATGGGGCACGCCACAATGTTTGCATCCGTCTTCCAAGACAACGCAGCCTCCGCGCGCGTTTTGACCCATTGCGGCTTTGAATACCTCGGAGACGCCGAAAGTTTCTGCGTGGCGCGCGACACGACCGTGCCCACTTGGACCTACACCCATAAACTATAG
- a CDS encoding adenylate/guanylate cyclase domain-containing protein → MSVDRAILLCDVSGSTPLYEQHGDERASKMVHDCVEGMLEIANRRGGEFVRTKGDDVLCLFENADRALIAAKEILDYGTAGSVSVHGGLHYGTVLWRGTELFGGAVNVAARLSGRSKDNEVLLSGTFVEKIAPSQASELRPMGEMTLKGTEVPTEIYALLAPDEDGMTRLVAQPEMLNLKRRATETGAVVTLRFDGKTHTLHEGEEIKIGRSPECTIVIAEPWISRVHATMTVRGGLVEFTDRSAGGCSLTFGSTVDFFIRRQTVALTGEGSIEMAGAAVGTALPRVHFDITAA, encoded by the coding sequence ATGAGTGTGGATCGCGCAATTTTGCTGTGTGACGTGTCAGGCAGCACCCCGCTTTATGAACAACATGGTGATGAACGCGCCAGTAAGATGGTCCACGATTGTGTCGAGGGCATGCTGGAAATCGCCAACCGCCGCGGCGGCGAATTTGTCCGCACCAAAGGCGATGATGTGCTGTGCCTGTTCGAAAACGCGGATCGTGCATTGATCGCGGCCAAAGAAATTCTGGACTACGGCACCGCAGGCTCTGTGTCTGTCCATGGTGGCTTGCACTACGGCACTGTTTTGTGGCGTGGCACCGAATTGTTTGGGGGGGCTGTCAATGTGGCCGCCCGATTGTCTGGCCGGTCCAAAGACAACGAAGTTTTGTTAAGCGGCACATTTGTCGAAAAGATCGCACCCAGTCAGGCCTCTGAGTTGCGCCCCATGGGGGAAATGACTTTAAAAGGCACCGAAGTGCCAACAGAGATCTACGCCCTTCTGGCACCAGACGAAGACGGCATGACCCGCCTTGTCGCACAACCCGAGATGCTGAACCTGAAACGCCGCGCCACAGAAACAGGTGCCGTTGTGACATTGCGATTTGATGGCAAAACGCACACCCTGCACGAAGGCGAAGAGATCAAAATCGGGCGATCCCCTGAATGCACCATTGTCATCGCAGAGCCGTGGATTTCACGGGTGCATGCCACAATGACAGTGCGCGGTGGTCTGGTGGAATTTACGGACCGTTCTGCGGGGGGGTGTTCGTTGACCTTCGGATCAACGGTCGATTTTTTCATCCGCCGTCAAACCGTAGCGCTTACAGGTGAAGGCAGTATCGAAATGGCGGGCGCCGCTGTTGGCACCGCCCTGCCGCGAGTTCACTTCGACATCACTGCGGCCTGA